The nucleotide window AGCAGTGAAGTTTCCAACAAATACAGCATCTACTTTGGGATTGCTCGCTTCCAGTATGGCTTTTCTGCTGGCTTCCACTAACATCGATTTTATCGTTTCATCTTTTTTCCCAAAAGTTGTGATCCCTCTGCCAATAACGGATACGTCGGACATCTCCATCACCCTTTTAATATTCATTCATGTAATTGTATTGATCATGATTCACTTTAGTTCACTTGCCTATTAGAATCCTTCCAATAGGCTGTTCTCAATAATTTTTTATCAATCTTTCCATATGGTGTGAGAGGTAATTCCTTTATCAATTCTATAGATTTTGGAACTTCATATTTAGCCAATTTCGTCTTGCAATGATTAATGAGTTCTGCCTCACTAATATTTTCTGTGTGGCTTACGACAAACGCCTTGATTGATTCCCCCCATTTTTCATCTGGTACACCAATAACTGTAGCTTGTTTTATAGCTTCATGCTCAAAAAGAACTTTTTCAACTGCGGTAGTATAAACATTAAATCCGCCTGTTATGATCATATCTTTTTTTCTATCAACCAGATAAATGTACCCATACTCATCTTTATATGCCATATCTCCAGTGTATATCCACCCATCTTTAATGGTATCGTTAGTTTCTTCAGGTAAATTCCAATAACCAATCATCATGTGAGGACCTTTTGTTATCAATTCTCCAACTTGATTAGGAGAACATACTTCATCTCGTTCGTTAACAATTTGTACCTCTGAAATAATAATACTTCTGCCACACGAGGATAAACGATGTTCAGAAACATTTAAGGCATCCTCATGTTCCTCTTTTGTCAATATTGTTGTTTGATTAATGACTTCAGCTTGGGAATATATTTGCATCAAAATTGGCCCAAAGGTTTCAATTGCATCTTTTACTCGACTTTGTGCCATCGGTGCTGCCCCATAAACTATTGTATTTAAACTATTAAGGTCATATTGCTTTAATTCTGGGTAGTCAAGCAACATGTAAATCATAGTTGGCACTAAAAATGCAAAGGTTATCTGTTTGTCCTCAACGATTTCACAAAAGCGTTGAGGGTCAAATCCTTTTTCAATATATTGTTCTCCCCCTCTTAACATTCCAGGCATAATAAAATATCCTGCTGAATGTGGCAAAGGAGTAGTGTGAAGTAGAATCGCTCCTCTTTCAATCTCTAATTCATAGGTTTCGCTATATACGATAGAAAGAATCGTTTTATGCGTATGCAAAACACCTTTTGACTTTCCAGTAGTTCCGCCAGTATACATAATGGTTACATTGCTATCAGGGTTTATTTGGGGCTTATGATAATTAGCCGAAGCATTACCCACTTTTTCTTTAAGCTCTGCTTCATTTAAAGTGATGCAATTATGCTCTATTTGTAACTTTTCTTGATTTTCAAGTAATGACTGATGATAAATTAATAGTTTAGAATGGGAGTCATGAATGCGATAAAGAATCTCTTTTTTATTTAAATAAGTGTTCATAGGAACACGTACTGCACCAATTTTGGCTATTGCGAATTCAGCTACAACAAACTCTATGCTATTTTCCATCCATAAAGCCACTCGATCTCCAACTTCAATATCAAAAGTTTGTAGCAAATTTGCAAGTTTATTAACTTCATTGCCAAGTTCAAAATACGTAATTGAGCGTTCGGAATCATGCAAAGCTATTTTATCTTGATGGTGACTAACAAGTTTATCTAATACTTGATCAATTGTTTTTTCCAACATGTCTATTCCTCCATATCATTTAATTTTGCTTTTTCCATAGGTCAGCGGCTATAGCAATACATGTTAACGCTTTCAAATGCACAGAAAATAAACTATTCTACTTACACAATAAAAATGGTTAATGTTTACACCCGTCATGTTTGACAAGTTTGCAATTTCTATGCACTATAAAAATAGCCAAACAGACTCTGTTCTAGAACGTAGTCTAATTCTATGACAACCATAAAATTCTGTCAATAAAAAAATGAGGTGAAGTCTTTGGCATCTAAAGGATATAAGCAAGCCAGGGGAGAGAAAACAAAGAAAGAAATTCTGGAGGTTGCCTTGCAGTTATTTAGTGATAAAGGGTATACCAATGTAACTGTTGAAGAAATAGTTAAAATAAGTAAAACATCCAAAGGATCATTTTATGCGCATTTTGGATCTAAATACGAAATTTTTTTGGAAAAATTTAAAGAAATCGATGGTTTTTATGAAGCACGCGTAAAAGAAATTCCAGCTAACATACCAGCCAAAAATAAAATTGTTTTGTTTATTAAAGAGCAAATGACTTTTATAGAAAATGAACTTGGCTTGGAGCTAATGCGAGTCATCTACAGTAATGCACTTACAAGTAATCCGCATGATTATTTTCTCAATCATCAACGCCCATTATTTATGATCCTAAGGAAATTTGTTGATGAATGTTTTGACAGAGAGGAGATAAATGAAAAGTTAACAAGCGATGAAATCATGGTAATTATAAACAGTGCAATGTTTGGTGCAATATACAATTGGAGTATGAGTAATGCAGCTTTTAAATTAGCAGATGAAAGTGAGAAGTTATTTAAAACAATTGTAAATGGATTATAATATATTAAAGAGTATTCCAGTTTATGAGAAATCGTTGAGGGAATCAAGGTGCCTAACAAATGTGACGCTTTATTGTTCATTGACAGATGAAAATTTGTTTGAAAGCATCATGTTTAAGGCAAAGATATAACTCCCATAATACGTGACAAGCAAAACCATTTGATAATATTCCCATATAATCCTGAATGTCAGATGCAAACAATCTATTTCCCTATTTAAACATGTTATCCGACCGTGAACAGCGGTGGGTAAAAGAACACGCGGTGCACGACCAAGCCCCACACATGATCACCTCCAAATACTATCTTTTCGTGGAACTGTTAATGGCTAGCGCAAAGGGGAACTCGCGTAACTAAGAAAATATGTAAAATAATTAGGAAGAGGAGCCTGCAGTAATATCTCTGCAGGCTCCTCTACGAAAACAAAATGTTCCTTTAGGTAACGGTGTTTCAAGAGATTTTAGTGTTTCATTTGAATCAGGGGGGGCTTCTTTCAATGATATACTAAGCAAGAAGTATAGAGTCTGGTTAAAGCTCACCACAATTCATTCTTTAAATAGATTCCGTTCTTTAGGAGGCGGTTGTTATATAATATTGAGTGTGTAATTGAAAAATAAAATAACTAAAGTTATCAATATTGATAGAATTAATTCATGGAGAATACTCACCAACCGCTCACTTCTGATCTCACAGAGATTGGAGGTGGATATATGGCTCGACGTGGCAAATGCAGTTGTACCCCAAAACGACGAGGTCCTATGACTGTAAAAGTTTCGGGGTATCGTCGTAGTAACGGAACAAAGGTTTCAGGGCACAAACGTCATATGCCTAGATAAATTTTTAGTAACAGCTGAAGCGATGTTGGTGTTGTATTCTCCTAACTATCTTAACAGCTAAATAATGAGGGGAAATAATAGACACAAGAAAGTTCTTATATAGCATCTGGCTATTTAGGTCTTTGGTATGCATACCAAGATTATGATAAAGAGAAAGGATCCTTCTCTTCGTACGCCTTTATTCGCGTCAAATACGAAATGCTAACGATGTTAAGAAAAGACAGCACCTATCAAGAACGTCATGTTTATTTTGCATCAGATTCACCAGAACTAGAATCATTGCTAAACCTCACGCCGGAGCATATCGAGCCATCAGATAGGCATACACTATCCCCCTATTTCCATCCCTTATCCCCTCGTGAACAGCTATGGATGATTGAACATGCCATCAACGATCAACCCCCTCGCATGATCGCCGCCAAACACAACGTGACCACCGAAGCCGTTAAAAGCTGGCGTAAATGCACTGCGGAAACTGAGAAAAATCATGCAGTAACGTCTTTCATCATTGGATAATGCGGAGGTGGTAAAAGAAAACATTGGTTTTTGCCTGCCACAATAACATCCCTCTTCTATTTAAAATGACACGCACCGGTATCGCGGCTATCCCTACGGTTTCAACATCAGCAGGCATACAGTCTGTAACATCGTCCCCGGAACCCACCTTCCCATTCAACAACTAGCTTCCAGGCATACATGAGTTCGATATTGCTACTCACAACTATTGTGGATGGCTCGTGATTATTCGATATCATCGTGTTAATAACCCCAATAACCCTTTCCAGCAAGCTGTCACAACGCCTAATGAATCCCCGAAGTCCCGACGTTAAGTACGGGTGCATGAAAAAATTCATTATTGTTGTATAGATAACTTAATGGCAGCTACACACCGTTAGTGCATGGGATGCTTCAACGACTCCACATTCACAGTAACCATGAGGATTTTTTGCAGGCAGGATATGTAGGACTTTGGCTTGCGTACCAACATCATGATGCTGAGAGGGAGCCTTTCCCGCTTATGCCTTCCTTTCGTGTCAGAGCAGAAATGTTGACGATGCTGAATAAGGATGCCACTTATTACGAACGGCATTCCTTCGCTTCCAATGATCAGGAACCTGTAGACATAAGCCATGTCAGAATCCTGGATGTCAGATACAGACAGTCTATCTGCCTTTCTAAGCATGTTATCCGACCGTGAACAACGCTTGGTCATCGAGCACGCCGTGCACGATCAGCCCCCGCGCATGATCGCCGCCAAGTACAACGTTTCCGTTGAAACCGTTAAAGGCTGGCGCAAAGGGGAACTAGCAAAACTAAGAAAATATATTAAATAATTCTGAAGAGGAGCCTGCAGTGGTATCTCTGCAGGCTTCTATACAAAAACGCAATGTTCCTTTGGGTAACACACTCTAAAGGGTTTTTGTGTTGGTTGATAGAAGAATAATATAATATCACCTTCTCCAAACAAATCCACCCTAAGGCTTTTTTTCATCCGGCTGTCATTATCCCCTTTTTGATCCCTTTCTGCTTATTCTCATTTTTCATAGTGACGAGGCCTGGACAATAATTAGACGCTCTCCACGCGTTTTACAATATTAATGTATCGACTTCGCTGAGTCCTGATAATGGCTATCGCACTTTGAATCGCCGCTGTACCCCGAATCTGTTGTGCTAACTTTTTTGGCAAGTAGTTTCCAACGATGAGCTTTTTGCGTTGTAACGATTTTTGCGCTTTAGGCGTAAAAACGGGACCAGGTTCACTCCTGGTTTTTTGTTGAAAACGCCTTAAAATTTCCTTCCACGAACCAAAATCGCTACTATTCGAATATCATTCGTTTTTATACCTCAAAAAAGACACACGTACCCTGTTATCCACAAAAACTGTTTTAAAATTCGGTTTCCCACATGTGGATGCTTTTAGGAAACCAAGCTTCGCATTTTTTCCGGGCGGCCTTCTTGGATATGGCCTAAAGCCATCGCCAACATCGTGCACAGAGCCAACCTAGTTTTCATTTTCATCTTCTTTTGCCCGCGTGTGGTATGCTGTTCGA belongs to Salicibibacter cibi and includes:
- a CDS encoding AMP-binding protein, whose product is MLEKTIDQVLDKLVSHHQDKIALHDSERSITYFELGNEVNKLANLLQTFDIEVGDRVALWMENSIEFVVAEFAIAKIGAVRVPMNTYLNKKEILYRIHDSHSKLLIYHQSLLENQEKLQIEHNCITLNEAELKEKVGNASANYHKPQINPDSNVTIMYTGGTTGKSKGVLHTHKTILSIVYSETYELEIERGAILLHTTPLPHSAGYFIMPGMLRGGEQYIEKGFDPQRFCEIVEDKQITFAFLVPTMIYMLLDYPELKQYDLNSLNTIVYGAAPMAQSRVKDAIETFGPILMQIYSQAEVINQTTILTKEEHEDALNVSEHRLSSCGRSIIISEVQIVNERDEVCSPNQVGELITKGPHMMIGYWNLPEETNDTIKDGWIYTGDMAYKDEYGYIYLVDRKKDMIITGGFNVYTTAVEKVLFEHEAIKQATVIGVPDEKWGESIKAFVVSHTENISEAELINHCKTKLAKYEVPKSIELIKELPLTPYGKIDKKLLRTAYWKDSNRQVN
- a CDS encoding sigma-70 family RNA polymerase sigma factor; translated protein: MSESWMSDTDSLSAFLSMLSDREQRLVIEHAVHDQPPRMIAAKYNVSVETVKGWRKGELAKLRKYIK
- a CDS encoding TetR/AcrR family transcriptional regulator is translated as MASKGYKQARGEKTKKEILEVALQLFSDKGYTNVTVEEIVKISKTSKGSFYAHFGSKYEIFLEKFKEIDGFYEARVKEIPANIPAKNKIVLFIKEQMTFIENELGLELMRVIYSNALTSNPHDYFLNHQRPLFMILRKFVDECFDREEINEKLTSDEIMVIINSAMFGAIYNWSMSNAAFKLADESEKLFKTIVNGL